GAACATGAAGGTCTTCTCGAACTCGAACTTCACCTTTGCCGCGGCCTCGGCGGGCATCCGGGCGATGTTGGGGTCGGCCCCGGCGTGCTCGTGCGCCCCGCCCAGGCTGTCCTCCCAGTTGGCGCCCCAGGTGACGGCCATCGGCTCGCCGGTCAGCGCCGAGTGGGGCCGCTTGACCGGGGTGTCGGTCAGCCCGGCGGGCGCGTTGACCAGGATGTCCTTGTCGAAGGTGGCCGGCTCGTAGTAGTCGTCGAGCGAGGGCAGGTCCGGGTTGGCGAACAGCCGGGTGAGCCGCTTGACCCGGCCACCGGAGCGCAGCACCAGCCGGCCCTTGCCGTCCAGCTTCCAGCCGCCGTGCCAGCGGTCCTGGTCCTCGTAGTGCTTCGGGTAGCCGATGCCCGGCTTGGTCTCGACGTTGTTGAACCAGACGTACTCGGTGCCCTCCCGGTTGGTCCAGGTCTGCTTGCAGGTGACCGAGCAGGTGTGGCAGCCGATGCACTTGTCGAGATTCATCACCATGGCGACCTGCGCACGGATACGCATCAGTACTCCACCTCCTGCGTGCGGCGGCGGATCACGGTGATCTCGTCGCGCTGGCTGCCGATCGGGCCGTAGTAGTTGAACGCGTACGTGAACTGCGCGTGCCCACCGGCCAGGTGGGTCGGCTTGACCAGCAGCCGCGTCATCGAGTTGTGGTAGCCGCCGCGGCGGTTGCTCTGCTCCGCCTTCGGCACGTTCACCGTGCGTTCCGGCGAGTGGTACTGGAACACCGTGCCCTCGGGCATCCGGTGGCTGACCACCGCCCGGGCCACCACGACGCCGTTGCGGTTGTGCGCCTCGATCCACTCGTTGTCCCGGACGCCGATCTTCGCCGCGTCCTCGATGCTCATCCAGATCACCGGGCCACCGCGCGACAGCGCCAGCATCAGCTCGTTGTCGTGGTACATCGAGTGGATGGACCACTTGGCGTGCGGGGTGAGGAACCGGACCGTCACACCCCCGTCCACCAGCTCACCGGGGCGGCCGAAGTGCCGGGCCATGTTCAGCGGCGGGCGGAACGCCGGCAACTGCTCCCCCAGCTCGGCCACCCAGTCGTGCTCGACGAAGAAGTGCTGCCGGCCGGTGATCGTGTGCCACGGCTTGAGCCGCTCCACGTTCAGGGTGAACGGCGAGTAGCGGCGTCCGCCCTTCTCCGACCCCGACCACTCCGGACTGGTGAAGACCGGTTGCGGCGCGGCCTGCGTCTCCGGGTAGGTGATCCGGTCGCTCTCGTGTCCCTCGACCAGGTCGGCGAACCGCTGCCCGGTGCGCTTCTCCAGGGCCGCGAAGCCGGCCGCGGCCACCCGGCCGTTGGTGGTGCCGGACAGCGCCAGGATCGCCTCGCACATCCGGTCGGCCGTGGCCAGCGACGGCCGCCCCACGAACGGGCCCTCGGTGACCACCCCGTTCTCGTGCCGCAGGTACGCCACCTCGTCGGTGACGTCGACCGTGAGCGCCTTGGTGGTGGTGCCCAGCGTGTCGAGCAACGGGCCGACGGCGCGCATCTTCGCGCCGATCAGCGTGTAGTCCCGCTCGATCTCGACCAGCTTCGGCATCGTCCGCCCCGGCACCGGCGCGCACTCGCCGGCCTTCCAGTCGCGCACCCGCCCGCTCGGCATCGCCAGCTCGTCCGGGGTGTCGTGCTGCAGCGGCGCGGCCAGCACGTCGCGGCGTACGCCCAGGTGCTCCACGGCCAGCTCGCTGACCCGGTCGGCCAGGGCCAGGAACGTGTCGTAGTCGGTGTGCGCGTCACCGGGCGGCTCGACGGCCGGGCTGAACGCGTGCACGAACGGGTGCATGTCGGTGGTCGAGATGTCGTGCTTCTCGTACCAGGTGGCGGCGGGCAGGACCAGGTCGGCGTGCAGGCCGGTGTTGGTCATCCGGAAGTCGATCGCGGTGAGCAGGTCGAGCTTGCCGACCGGCGCCTCCTCACGCCACACCACGTCGCGCGGCCGGTGCTCCGGGTCGCACTCGCTCGCCGTCGCCGACGAGTCCACTCCGAGCAGGTGACGCAGGAAGTACTCGTTGCCCTTGCCGGACGAGCCGAGCAGGTTGGCCCGCCACAGGGTCAGGCAGCGGGGGAAGTTCGCCGGGTCGTCCGGGTCCTCCGCCACCGCCCGCAGCCGGCCGGCGGTCAGCTCGGCGACGACGTGCTCCTGCACGCTGATCCCGGCCGCGGCGGCCTCGTCGGTCAGGTCCAGCGGGTTGCGGTCGAACGCCGGGTGCCCCGGGCTCCACCCCATCCGCTGCGCGGCGGCGATCGTGTCGGCGAACGCCATGCCGGCGAAGCGGCCGGTGCCCAGGGGCGAGGACAGCTCGTCGGCCGGCACCCGCTCGTAGCGCCACTGGTCGGTGTGCAGGTACCAGAACGGGGTGCTGGCCTGGTGCCGCATCGGACGCTGCCAGTCGAAGGCGAACGACATGTGCTGCTGGCCGGTGATCGGCCGCGCCTTCTCCTGGCCGACGTAGTGCGCCCAGCCGCCACCGTTGACGCCCTGGCAGCCGGTCAGGGTGACCAGCGCGATGAACGCCCGGTACGTCATGTCCGAGTGGAACCACTGGTTGGCGCCGGCGCCCAGGACGATCATCGAGCGGCCCCGGCTGCGCTCGGCGTTGCGGGCGAACTCGCGGCCGATCCGCGCGGCAAGCGAGGCCGGCACCCCGGTGATCCGCTCCTGCCAGGCCGGGGTGTTCGGCGCGTCCGCGTCGTCGTAGCCGGTGGGCCACTCCCCCGGCAGGTCGCCGCGGCGCACCCCGTACTGGGCCATCAGCAGGTCGAACACCGTGGTGACCAGGTGCTCGCCGACGCGCCGCACCGGCACGCCGCGGCGCATGGTGGCCCCGCCCTCGGTGTCGCCGACGTCGAACCGGGCCAGGTCGACCTCCACCGTGTCGTCGCCGTGCCCGAGCAGGCCCAGCGCCGGGACCACGTCACCGAGGTCCAGGTTCCAGCGGCCCTCACCGGCGTCGCCGTACCGGAAGCCCAGCGACCCGTTCGGCACGACCGGCTCGCCGGTGCGCTCGTCGACCAGGACGGTCTTGTGCGCGCCGTCGGCCTCACCGAGGTCGGCCGCGGTGAGGAAGCGGTCCGCCGCCCAGGCGCCGGCCGGGCCGGGACGCAGCGTGACCAGGAACGGCAGGTCGGTGTAGCGGCGCACGTAGTCGGTGAAGTACGGCACCTGCCGGTCCCGGAAGAACTCGGTGAGCACGACGTGTCCCATGGCCATGGCCAGGGCGCCGTCGGTGCCGGGGTGCGGGGCCAGCCAGTCGTCGGCGAACTTGACGTTGTCGGCGTAGTCCGGGCTGACCGCGACCACCTTGGTGCCCTTGTAGCGGGCCTCGGCCAGGAAGTGCGCGTCCGGGGTACGGGTCACCGGGATGTTGGAGCCCCACATCATCAGGTACGTGGCGTTCCACCAGTCGCCGGCCTCCGGCACGTCGGTCTGGTCCCCCCAGATCTGCGGCGAGGCGATCGGCAGGTCGGCGTACCAGTCGTAGAAGCTGAGCAGGGTGCCGCCGAGCAGCGCGTGGTAGCGGGTGCCGGCGGCGAACGACGCCATCGACATCGCCGGGATCGGCGAGAACCCGACGACCCGGTCCGGCCCGTACGTCTTGGTGGTGTAGACGTGCGCCGCCGCCATCATCGTGATCGCCTCGTCCCAGCTGGCCCGGACGAAGCCGCCGCGACCGCGCTGACTCTTGTACGCCCGCGCCTTGAGCGGGTTCTCCACGATCTCGGCCCAGGCCAGCACCGGGTCACCGAGCCGCTGGAGCCCTTCGCGGAACATCTCGGCCAGCACGCCCCGCAGGTAGGGGTGGCGCACCCGCGACGGCGAGTACTCGTACCAGGAGAACGACGCCCCGCGCGGGCAGCCGCGCGGCTCGTAGTCGGGCGCGTCGGGGCCGGTGGTCGGGTAGTCGGTGGCCTGGTGCTCCCAGGTGATCA
This genomic interval from Micromonospora coxensis contains the following:
- a CDS encoding nitrate reductase subunit alpha; this encodes MLAARRFLTRETVGDHGRTLHEVDGNGWESFYRDRWRYDRVVRSTHGVNCTGSCSWNVFVKDGLITWEHQATDYPTTGPDAPDYEPRGCPRGASFSWYEYSPSRVRHPYLRGVLAEMFREGLQRLGDPVLAWAEIVENPLKARAYKSQRGRGGFVRASWDEAITMMAAAHVYTTKTYGPDRVVGFSPIPAMSMASFAAGTRYHALLGGTLLSFYDWYADLPIASPQIWGDQTDVPEAGDWWNATYLMMWGSNIPVTRTPDAHFLAEARYKGTKVVAVSPDYADNVKFADDWLAPHPGTDGALAMAMGHVVLTEFFRDRQVPYFTDYVRRYTDLPFLVTLRPGPAGAWAADRFLTAADLGEADGAHKTVLVDERTGEPVVPNGSLGFRYGDAGEGRWNLDLGDVVPALGLLGHGDDTVEVDLARFDVGDTEGGATMRRGVPVRRVGEHLVTTVFDLLMAQYGVRRGDLPGEWPTGYDDADAPNTPAWQERITGVPASLAARIGREFARNAERSRGRSMIVLGAGANQWFHSDMTYRAFIALVTLTGCQGVNGGGWAHYVGQEKARPITGQQHMSFAFDWQRPMRHQASTPFWYLHTDQWRYERVPADELSSPLGTGRFAGMAFADTIAAAQRMGWSPGHPAFDRNPLDLTDEAAAAGISVQEHVVAELTAGRLRAVAEDPDDPANFPRCLTLWRANLLGSSGKGNEYFLRHLLGVDSSATASECDPEHRPRDVVWREEAPVGKLDLLTAIDFRMTNTGLHADLVLPAATWYEKHDISTTDMHPFVHAFSPAVEPPGDAHTDYDTFLALADRVSELAVEHLGVRRDVLAAPLQHDTPDELAMPSGRVRDWKAGECAPVPGRTMPKLVEIERDYTLIGAKMRAVGPLLDTLGTTTKALTVDVTDEVAYLRHENGVVTEGPFVGRPSLATADRMCEAILALSGTTNGRVAAAGFAALEKRTGQRFADLVEGHESDRITYPETQAAPQPVFTSPEWSGSEKGGRRYSPFTLNVERLKPWHTITGRQHFFVEHDWVAELGEQLPAFRPPLNMARHFGRPGELVDGGVTVRFLTPHAKWSIHSMYHDNELMLALSRGGPVIWMSIEDAAKIGVRDNEWIEAHNRNGVVVARAVVSHRMPEGTVFQYHSPERTVNVPKAEQSNRRGGYHNSMTRLLVKPTHLAGGHAQFTYAFNYYGPIGSQRDEITVIRRRTQEVEY